Proteins found in one Actinomycetota bacterium genomic segment:
- the der gene encoding ribosome biogenesis GTPase Der: MKDGLSVVSVIGKPNIGKSTLINRMCSSKEAIVHEHPMITRDRKYYKAEWNNKNFYILDTGGMDFKPDDKLSLQILLQSRKAIDESDVIIFLVNLREPLSVADEEIISLLRKTDKKIIFAGNKWDSEKGDYYTEDYLRLGIGYPIKVSAMHGINIGDLLNEVTDNIDGITETYNEDEDLSVPGIAILGQPNSGKSTLFNTLIKEERVIVSEVEGTTRDTIDSVLEHNGRNYRFTDTAGLKRDKVVEEDLEYYSKLRTLRIIKEAQVGLVLIDSTTKITKQDINIINTCLKSGTSVIILITKTDLSDRESVDSIIEELDRKLYFADYIPFLKISAIQNKGIEKIFKHIDVILQERAKIIPENKLMSVFKQKEDSSYIYVSGKKYKLKFIKQIGANPPFFLVFSNMDISSKTNIKNYIEKTLRENYEFNGTPIMLKFKY, encoded by the coding sequence ATGAAAGACGGCTTAAGTGTCGTATCCGTAATAGGAAAACCGAATATTGGAAAATCAACTCTGATAAACAGGATGTGCTCCAGCAAGGAAGCTATTGTCCATGAACATCCTATGATTACAAGAGACAGAAAATATTATAAAGCTGAATGGAATAATAAGAATTTTTACATTCTTGATACAGGAGGAATGGATTTTAAACCTGATGACAAGCTGTCTCTTCAGATCCTGCTGCAATCCCGAAAAGCAATAGATGAGTCAGATGTCATTATCTTTCTTGTTAATTTGAGAGAACCCTTGTCAGTGGCCGACGAAGAGATTATTTCTCTTTTAAGAAAAACAGACAAGAAGATTATCTTTGCAGGAAATAAATGGGATAGCGAAAAAGGAGATTACTACACTGAAGATTATCTCAGACTGGGGATAGGTTATCCCATAAAAGTATCTGCAATGCACGGAATAAATATAGGCGACCTGCTTAATGAAGTAACCGATAATATTGACGGCATCACGGAAACATATAATGAAGATGAAGACTTGTCTGTTCCTGGAATCGCCATACTCGGACAGCCAAATTCAGGCAAATCCACACTTTTCAATACTCTCATAAAAGAAGAAAGAGTCATAGTCAGTGAGGTTGAGGGCACTACCAGGGACACGATTGACAGTGTTCTTGAACATAATGGCAGGAATTACAGGTTTACAGATACCGCCGGATTAAAAAGAGACAAAGTGGTTGAAGAAGATCTGGAATACTACAGCAAATTAAGGACTCTGAGGATAATAAAAGAAGCCCAGGTAGGTCTTGTGCTGATAGACAGTACAACAAAAATAACAAAACAGGATATAAACATAATAAATACATGTCTTAAAAGCGGCACGAGTGTAATAATTCTTATTACAAAAACAGACCTGTCGGACAGGGAATCTGTTGACAGCATAATAGAAGAACTTGACAGAAAACTTTACTTTGCAGACTATATTCCATTTTTAAAGATAAGCGCAATTCAAAACAAAGGAATAGAAAAAATATTTAAACATATAGATGTCATTTTACAGGAAAGAGCAAAAATCATTCCTGAAAACAAGTTAATGTCGGTTTTTAAACAAAAAGAAGATTCCAGCTATATATACGTTTCAGGAAAAAAATACAAGCTTAAATTTATCAAACAGATAGGAGCAAACCCGCCTTTTTTTCTTGTATTTTCCAATATGGATATTTCTTCAAAAACCAATATTAAGAATTATATTGAAAAAACATTAAGGGAAAATTATGAGTTTAATGGCACTCCCATAATGCTGAAATTTAAATATTAA
- a CDS encoding DUF512 domain-containing protein — protein MSIKKCRNKCIFCFIDQLPKGLRKTLYLKDDDYLESFKYGNFITLTNLNERDIEKITKYNLSPLYISFHSADLKTRDIIFNKKGHFRAVDFLKVLDKHNIVTNIQIVVCPGINDGIDLKNTLFFLNRLSNVHSIGLVPVGITRYNKNKRLRPFDKIISNDLISLVDDIKFNEKIKNIYLSDEFYIIAGKNIPGINYYDDFPQIENGIGLLADFKNDFINILDKSVIKNADTAIATVKKTGEKTNILVLTSEYSKNFIKSLAGELINRVGKLNLNFNMNVMAVKNEIFGGNVKVTGLLSFDDFTRHITSIKDINNYDKIFISDIIFNKEGITLDDKNKKDFRKISGKISFVKNNGKSFARELLKI, from the coding sequence ATGTCTATAAAAAAATGCAGGAATAAATGTATTTTTTGTTTTATTGACCAGCTTCCAAAAGGTCTGAGAAAGACACTTTATCTGAAAGACGACGATTATCTTGAATCTTTCAAATACGGCAATTTTATTACGCTTACAAACCTGAATGAAAGAGATATTGAAAAAATAACAAAATACAATCTTTCTCCTTTGTATATCTCTTTCCATAGTGCAGATTTAAAGACAAGAGATATTATTTTTAATAAAAAGGGGCATTTCAGGGCAGTAGACTTTCTGAAAGTTCTTGACAAACACAATATAGTCACAAATATACAGATTGTTGTATGTCCCGGAATAAATGATGGTATTGATCTTAAAAATACCTTGTTTTTTTTAAACAGGCTCAGCAATGTTCACTCAATCGGACTTGTTCCTGTAGGTATAACCAGATACAATAAAAACAAAAGACTGCGGCCTTTTGATAAAATTATCTCAAATGATCTTATCAGCCTGGTTGATGATATTAAATTTAATGAAAAGATCAAAAACATCTACTTATCGGATGAGTTTTATATAATCGCCGGCAAAAATATTCCTGGAATTAATTACTATGATGATTTCCCACAAATTGAAAATGGAATAGGACTGCTGGCTGATTTTAAAAATGATTTTATCAACATTCTGGATAAGTCAGTGATAAAAAATGCCGACACTGCTATAGCAACCGTAAAAAAGACAGGGGAAAAAACCAATATACTTGTGCTTACGTCTGAATATTCTAAAAATTTTATAAAATCACTGGCAGGTGAACTTATAAACAGAGTTGGAAAATTAAACTTAAACTTTAACATGAATGTTATGGCAGTAAAAAATGAAATATTCGGCGGAAATGTAAAAGTAACGGGACTTCTTTCTTTTGATGATTTTACAAGACATATTACATCAATAAAAGATATTAATAATTATGATAAAATATTTATCTCGGATATTATATTTAATAAAGAAGGAATAACTCTTGATGATAAGAATAAAAAGGATTTCAGAAAAATATCAGGTAAAATATCATTTGTGAAAAATAATGGAAAATCATTTGCAAGGGAATTGTTAAAAATATGA
- the ispH gene encoding 4-hydroxy-3-methylbut-2-enyl diphosphate reductase, which translates to MQIVIGEYSGYCPGVKRAVKILDGVINTSSDSKTVNKIYTYGEIIHNPKVVDSYIKKGVGIIKNSCLLNPCDTVVIRSHGVSPEIKNSFKNIGTNIVDATCPFVSKAHEIAKNLSSEEYFIILIGEKNHPEVNGIAGNIKTGFYTIVENEKELEDLDCKNKIAVLSQTTQTTENFNRICRKLIEMFSCEIRIFKTICKTTRLRQEEALRIASLNDVIIVVGGKNSANTKNLKELAASVQEKTYHVEDELELKKKWFRDTDNIAVISGASTPYTDLENVKKRIESFFSISDVYKKMQE; encoded by the coding sequence ATGCAGATTGTAATAGGTGAATATTCGGGTTACTGTCCGGGCGTAAAAAGAGCCGTAAAGATTCTTGACGGTGTTATAAATACTTCATCAGACAGCAAAACCGTTAATAAAATATATACTTATGGCGAGATAATACATAATCCTAAAGTGGTTGACTCTTACATAAAAAAAGGTGTGGGTATTATTAAAAACAGCTGCTTATTAAATCCCTGTGATACGGTTGTAATAAGATCTCACGGAGTAAGTCCTGAAATAAAGAATTCTTTTAAAAATATAGGCACAAATATAGTCGATGCCACTTGTCCTTTTGTTTCGAAAGCTCATGAAATTGCAAAAAATCTCAGTAGTGAGGAATATTTTATAATACTGATTGGAGAGAAAAATCATCCTGAAGTAAACGGAATAGCGGGAAATATTAAAACCGGTTTTTATACTATAGTTGAAAACGAGAAAGAATTGGAAGATCTTGACTGCAAAAATAAAATAGCTGTTCTTTCGCAGACAACACAGACAACTGAAAATTTTAACAGAATATGCCGTAAACTGATTGAAATGTTTTCCTGTGAGATAAGAATTTTTAAAACCATATGCAAGACGACTCGTTTAAGACAGGAAGAAGCCTTGAGAATAGCTTCCCTTAATGATGTAATTATTGTGGTCGGGGGCAAAAACAGCGCAAACACCAAAAATCTTAAGGAACTGGCTGCTTCTGTCCAGGAAAAAACATACCATGTTGAAGATGAACTGGAATTGAAAAAAAAATGGTTCAGAGATACGGATAATATAGCCGTTATCAGTGGAGCATCTACCCCTTACACTGACCTTGAAAATGTCAAAAAAAGAATAGAAAGTTTTTTTAGTATTTCAGATGTCTATAAAAAAATGCAGGAATAA